The following DNA comes from Cedecea neteri.
ATAGCCCACCGGGGCATGTAACCGGGCAATCTTTTCTTCCATCACGCCGTTATCCCGCAACTGGCGGAGAAAAACCTGCACTTTACGGCGGCTAGCCAACAGCCCCAGCCAGGCGCTTGGCAGTTCAATCAGCCTGTCTAATGCTTCCCGGTCTTTATTATTGGTCGCTATCAGCACAAAGTTGTCCGGGCGAATCGCCAGTTTCTCTATCGTGCCACTGAAGGTGTCCGCATGCAGTAGCTGTGTTAGCGGTGGAAAAAAGGCAGGATTAAGGCTTTCCGGGTAGATATCCGCTACCGAAATTTCAAATCCCAACTGCGCCGCGCTATGGGCGACAGCACGATTGACATGCCCAGCGCCAATCAGCACCAGCCGTGGGCGAAGGCCGTGTACACTGATGTATACCGACATCGCACCGCCACAGTCAGAACCCACCGCATTGTTGCCGTTTCGCGCCATCCGACCATGAAACATTCTTGCCGCTTTTTCATTAATTGCTTCAAGCGCTTCATCAATGACTCTTCGCTCCACCATGCCACCGCCGATGGTGCCCAGGATACTGCCATCATCGAGGACCAGCATTTGAGCGGAATGCCGCGGCGTGGACCCTCTGCTGTCTACAATCTGAGCCAAAGCAAAGGGGCGGTTTTGTTCTTCCAGTTTTGCAGCTTCTGAGAAAATATTCATAACAACCTCAAATGGATATCCTTTCATTACCCCGAAATGGAGTCACTTTCTCTCTCGTCTGCGCGTAATTGCCTGTCTCTCCTGGACCGAACCGGCCCAGATCACATCCACCGCACCACCGGTCAATAGCTCACCTTCCTGTAAATTCTCATTTTGAGAAAGTTGATTAAGCAGCCAGATACGTCGACAACCCGGTGGCGTCCCTTTGAACACGCCCTGGGGGTGCTGAACCAGTCGATGCAATATGGGCCAATTCAGCCTTTCACCCTCGCCGGAGCCGGTTATGCGGGAAAAAAACGGCCAGCGATGGACTGTCGCTGGCCCAAGAGCTTTTCCGAGCATGTCAGCGCCCGTTATAGCAACTACGCAACAACAGGATAATGGAATGCAAGGTTCATGCTCATTTGGGGCTTTTATGGCAAAACCGTGAGCACCGTCAGCTTCTACCAGCACAACGTCGACATTACCCGCCGCCAGCAAGGCATCAAGCTGCGCGGGCGTGAAACCTTTGACCTTGCCCACGCTCGGTAACCAGGCTGAGAAACAAGCTTGGAGAGGGCTTTGCCATACCTCTGCGGGTAAAGCCCGGGGATCTCGACAGAAGGTCACCGGAAGGTGTCGCGGCAGGAACATATGTGTGGTGGTTGTCAGCAACACTCGCCGCCCCGCCTGCTGAAATACCCTCGCCAGCCATAATAAAGTACTGGTTTTCCCTCCCGCCCCAACGGCAGAAATTAGCAGCGGGCTTGCGGTGACGTTTAAATCACAAAACAATGCATCTATGTGGGGTATATTTTCCATTGTGTTTTGACGACTCCATAATGTTGAAGGATATATGAAACAAGTCGACTGTATTATTCCCGCCGCAGGTCTTTCTTCGCGCATGGGCCAATGGAAAATGATGTTACCCTGGCGCATGAGCACAATACTTGACGCAAGCATTAAAAATGCTCAGCAATTTTGTTCGAATATCATTCTGGTGACCGGTTATCGCCATGAAGAACTTGAGGCTCGATATTTTCGAGAATCCGGCATTACCCTTGTTCATAATCCAGATTATCAACAAGGGTTATTCTCATCGGTATCTGTGGGCGTAAATAAGGCTACTGCGGATTATTGTTTTATTAGTCACGGAGATTTGCCCTGTCTGCATCGGGAGATATTCGAATCCTTGTGGGAACAACGCATTAATGGCGTATTATTACCTCAATATCAGGGGACGCCTGGCCACCCTATTCTGGCGAAACGCGACGTCTTGCAGCAATGTTTACAACAGCATAGCGGGCAGTCAGTTCGCCAGGCCTTGCTCGCCCACAAGCATAAAATACTAGCCCTGGATTACCCTGAAATGATTTTTGATGTCGACACGCCAGACGATTTTAGTCGCCTGCAGCTTTATCAAAAGAACCCGAGACCTCAGTAAAATTATCATATTGATAGATAAGTATTGTTTTTGATAAATAGAGAAAATTACTTTTATTGAGTGATTTTAATTCTCATCACCGCCCCCTGTCCTTACTCACAAATTCGGGGAAAATAAGGATCTTACTCACATTTTTTCACTGTCCCTTTCCGATTAAAAATATTTGGTGTGATTGTTGCTCTTCCTCTCCCTAGCCGCCGGTTCTCCGGCTTATTCGATTTCACAGGTCAGTCTAAGGAGAGGATTATGGGCGATATCATGCGTCCCGTTCCGTTTGAGGAATTATTGACGCGTATTTTTGATGAATACCACAATCACCGGTCTATCTTCGGTATTCCCGAGCAACAGTTTTATTCGCCAGCAGCACAACAGCACCTGAGCGTTTTTGGCGAGCCGTGTGTCACGCCCGTCGGCCCTGCTGCCGGGCCGCATACTCAGCTGGCGCAAAACATTATTACCTCCTGGCTGACCGGCGGGCGGTTTATTGAGTTGAAAACGGTTCAAATCCTCGACCGTCTGGAACTGGAAAAGCCCTGTATTGATGCGGAAGATGAATGTTTCAACACCGAATGGTCGACAGAATTTACATTGCTGAAAGCATGGGATGAATATCTGAAAGCCTGGTTTATTCTTCATCTGCTGGAAAAAGTGCTGCCGTTAACGCCGGTGAAAGAAGGTAAATCGTTTATTTTCAATATGAGCGTCGGCTACAACCTGGACGGGATTAAACAGCCCCCGATGCAGCAATTTATCGATAACATGATGAATGCGGCGGGTCATCCTAAGTTTGCACAATACCGTGAAACGCTCCATCACTGGCTACACGATACCAGCGTTCGTATCCGCTATCCTGATGCTGAACTGGAGACATTAAGCCAGTCTATTCCGGCAGAGATGGTTCACGGCGTTACGTTGTCGACCATGCATGGCTGCCCGCCGGACGAAATAGAAGCCATTTGCCGCTATATGCTGGAAGAAAAACAGCTGAATACCTTTGTGAAGCTCAACCCAACGCTGCTGGGCTATTCGCGCGTACGTGAAATTCTCGATACCTGCGGCTTTGATTATATAGGCCTTAATGAAGCATCGTTTGAACACGATCTGAAGATTGACCAGGCGCTGGAGATGCTGCAGCGCCTGATGCAGCTGGCGAAAACGAAGAACCTTGGCTTCGGCGTGAAGCTGACCAACACGCTGGGCACGGTTAACAATAAAGGCGCGCTGCCGGGTGACGAAATGTATATGTCCGGGCGCGCACTGTTTCCGTTGTCAATCAACGTCGCCGCCCTGCTATCCCGTGAGTTTGAGGGCAAACTGCCTATTTCCTATTCCGGCGGGGCGAGCCAGCTTAACATCCGCGAAATATTCGAAACGGGTATTCGACCGATCACAATGGCAACGGATCTGCTTAAACCGGGTGGTTATCTGCGCCTAAGTGAGTGTATGCGCGAGCTGGAACAGTCCGATGGCTGGAATATGACTCAGGTTGATGTTTCTCGGCTGGACGCGCTGGCAGAGAAAGCCGTCAGCATGGCGTATACCCAGAAGCAGTGGAAACCTGACGACCGGATTGATGTCGGCGAAAAACTGCCGATGACCGACTGTTATGTCGCCCCCTGTGTTACGGCCTGCGCCATCAAACAGGATATCCCGGAATACATTCGCCTGATGGGTGAACAGCGCTATGCCGATGCCCTGGAGCTTATCTATCAACGTAACGCGCTGCCAGCGATCACCGGCCATATTTGCGATCATCAGTGTCAATACAACTGCACCCGACTTGACTACGACAGCGCGCTGAACATCCGCGAGCTAAAAAAAATCGCTCTCGAAAAAGGCTGGGATGAATACCAGCAGCGCTGGCATAAGCCCGCGGGCTCCGGGACGTTGCACCCGGTTGCGGTGATTGGGGCGGGCCCGGCTGGGCTCGCTGCGGGGTATTTCCTTGCTCGTTCAGGTTACAGTGTCACGTTATTTGAACGAAAAGCCAATGCCGGTGGTGTGGTGCGTAATATCATTCCGCAGTTCCGCATTCCCGGCGAGCTTATCCAGCAGGATATTGATTTTGTTGTGAATCACGGGGTTAACATCGTTTACGGGTGTGACCCATGCCTGACCGTCGAAAAGCTTCAACAACAGGGTTTCCGCTACGTGCTGGTTGGCACCGGAACGGATAAAAACAGCGGCGTTCAACTGCGGGGGGATAACCGGAATGTGCATAAATCGCTTCAGTTCCTGCGTGAGTTTAATCGCGGAGATAATCTCCAGCTCGGTAAACATATCGCTGTTGTTGGCGCCGGAAATACTGCAATGGACTGTGCCCGCGCGGCGCTGCGCGTACCAGGCGTAGAAAAAGCAACCGTGATTTATCGCCGTTCTCAGCAAGAAATGCCCGCCTGGCGCGAAGAGTACGAAGAAGCGCTACATGAGGGTGTGGAGTTCCGGTTCCTGAATAATCCGGAACAGTTCGATGCCGACGGCACGCTGACCCTGCGCGTGATGGCTTTGGGTGAAATGGACGACAAAGGTCGCCGTCGTCCGGTAGAAACCGAAGAAACCTGTACCCTGCAGGTAGATACGTTGATTACCGCCATAGGTGAACAGCAGAACGCCAAAGCGCTTGCTGCGATGGGCATTCCACTGGATGAACACGGTTGGCCAGACGTTAACGCCGACGGTGAAACGCCTGATTCTGGCGTGTTCCTGATCGGCGACGTCCAGCGCGGCCCTTCTTCCATCGTTTCTGCCATCGGCAATGCCCGGCGCGCTACTGACATCATACTGGCCCGGGAAAACATTCGCAGCCATCACGGTGAAAAACGCTGGAATAATGTCGATCCTTCCGAGGTTTATCGCCGTAAAGGCACCATCGTCGTTGCTCAAGTGGATAAAGATGACCGCGATGCCTTTGTTGCCCAGGAAGCCTCACGCTGCCTGGAATGTAATTATGTCTGCAGCAAATGTGTCGACGTTTGCCCGAATCGGGCCAACGTTTCTATCGCCGTACCTGGTTTCCAGAGCAGGTATCAAACGCTACACCTTGATGCTTACTGCAACGAATGCGGTAACTGCGCCCAGTTCTGTCCATGGCAAGGCAAGCCCTACAAAGACAAAATTACCGTTTTTAGCCTGCCCCAGGACTTCAGCCACAGCAGCAATCCTGGATTCCTGGTGGAGGGCAACCGGGTGCATATTCGCCTGAACGACCGGACATGGCTGTTAACGATAAATGAACGCGGTGAGTTCACCCGGATCCCGCCGCAGTTGGATGAGATGTGCCGCATCATCAGCCATATCCACCGTCACCATCATTACCTGCTGGGAGTCGTTGAAGCATGAATATCTTAATTCTGAAAAACGCCACAGCCGCACAGATATATCCGGCGATGGTGCGCGAAAATATCGATATCGCCATTGAAAACGATGAAATTATCGCGGTTGGGAGCAACCTGCGTAGTACATTTCCACAGGCCAATATTAAAGACATGCAGGGTCGTTTAGTCATGCCGGGAATGGTCTGCGCCCATAACCACTTCTATTCAGGGTTATCGCGCGGCATTCAGGCAAATATCGCCCCCAGCCCGGACTTTATCTCGACACTGAAAAACCTGTGGTGGCGGTTGGATCGTGCGTTAGATGAGGAGTCGCTGTACTACAGCGGGCTAATTTGCTCCCTGGAAGCGATTCGTAGCGGCTGTACCGCGGTGATCGACCATCACGCATCACCCGGCTATATTGCCGGGTCGCTCAGCCAATTGCGCAATGCCTTTATGAAGGTAGGTTTGCGCGGCATGACCTGCTTTGAAACCACTGACCGCAATTGTGGCCAGCAAGAGTTGCGGGCTGGCGTGGAGGAGAACATTCGGTTTGCAAACGAAATTGACCAGGCGCGGGAAGCTGGACGTGAGCCTTATCTGGTCGAAGCGCATATCGGCGCACATGCGCCGTTCACCCTCAGCAATGACGGATTGTCGATGCTTGGTGAAGCCATGAAAGCAACCGGCCGCGGGCTACATATTCACGCGGCGGAAGACAGCTATGACGTTTCTCACGGTCACCATCATTACGGCAAAGATTTGCTGGTTCGGCTGGCAGAATACGACCTGCTTAACAACAAAACGCTGGTCGCGCACGGTCTTTATCTCTCTGATGCCGATATCGCTCTACTGAATGATTGTGATGGTTTCCTGGTGCATAACGCCCGTTCTAATATGAACAATCATGTGGGCTATAACCATAAACTTAGTGCTTACCGCAATCTGGCATTGGGTACGGACGGTATTGGTTCAGACATGTTTGAGGAGATGAAATTTGCCTTCTTCAAGCATCGTGATGCCGGCGGCCCTCTGTGGCCAGACAGTTTTGGCCGCGCCCTCAGCAACGGTAACACTCTGCTCAGTCGCAACTTCAACGCCAAATTTGGCCTCATTGAGGCGGGTTACAAGGCCGACCTGACGATAAGCGATTATCTGCCACCGACGCCGCTACTTGCAGACAACATCGCCGGGCATATTGCCTTTGGCATGGGATCAAACCATGTCCACAGCGTGATGGTCAACGGTGTAATGGTGTATGAAGACCGGCAGTTCACGTTCGACTGCGCACCTGTTTTTGCTGAAGCACAAAAGGTAGCAACGAAAATGTGGCAGCGAATGGATTCACTCCCTTGATTAAGCCTTCTTTACCCGGTGCCTAAAGTACCGGGTCATTCGCCCGGAACAGAGATTGTTCCGGGCATAACTTATTAACGAAGAAACAGACCCGCGGTGGCGCGCTCGCGCTGCTTTTGCATTTCCCTCAGTTGCTGCTCACTTATCTTACGCAATGCCGTCGTCGGGCAAACATCAATACACGCCGGGCCAAGCTCGCGGCCCTTGCACAGATCGCACTTGACTATAGTTGCCTTCTTTTGTTGAGAATCCACGTCCACGGTAATTGCCCCGAACGGACACGCCACCACACAGTTTTGGCAGCCAATACAGCGGGAAGCATCGGCTTCGACACGCTCACTTCCCATCGTTAACGCCGTTACCGGGCAGGCACTTACACAGGGGGCATTTTCACATTGATGGCACATCACCGGCACACTCAAGGTGTCAAGGCGGAGCACTTTCAGGCGCGGCTGAAACGCCGCCTCCTCAGTAATGTGCTCCAGTGCGCAGGCAATCTCACAGGTTCGGCAGCCAATGCAGGATGCCGAATCCGCCAGGATAAAACTGGTCATACGCCCTCCTTGCATTTAAACATGTCCAGTATTTCACTGGCCGCCTGCCGGCCGGCAACCATTGCCGTGACCACGAGGTCCGCGCCGTGTACCGCATCGCCACCAGCATAGATTTTGTCATTGCTGGTTTGCGTTGTGCCTCGCCCTCTACCGCCTGTGCAGATTTGCCCCCAGCGGTCGAGCTGCACACCGTAACCACGGAGCCAAGGCATATCATGCGCCTGAAAACCGAATGCCATAATGAGAACGTCGGCAGGCAGTTCAAAGTCGGAGCCCGCAACAGGTCGAGGACGACGACGGCCATCAGGTCCCGGTTCGCCCATCTCGGTGCGGATCATGCCGATCGCCATTACCTTGCCTTTACGATCGCGCTTGATGTACTGAGGCTGCACGTTAAACTGGAACTCGACACCTTCTTCCCTGGCGTTAATGACCTCTTTTTTCGAGCCTGGCATGCTCAGCTCATCGCGGCGGTAGGCGCAGGTGACGCTCGCCGCCCCACGACGTATTGCGGTACGCAGGCAGTCCATTGCCGTATCACCGCCGCCAAGCACCACAATGTGTTTATCTTTAATATTAACCATTGGGTATTCCGCGCTCTCGTCCAGCCCCATCACTTCGCGAGTACTGGCAATCAGGAAAGGCAATGCCTGGATTACGCCAGGAGCGTCCTCACCCTCCAGCCCTGCCGCCATAAGGCCGTAAGTCCCTACACCAAGGAATACTGCATCATAATTCTCCATCAGATCGTTAAACTGTATATCACGCCCTACTTCATGATTAAGGTGAAAACGGATGCCCATTTCACTGAAAATGCTACGCCTGACGCTCAGAATTCCTTTGTCCAGTTTGAACGGTGGAATACCGAAAGTGAGTAATCCGCCAATTTCCGGGTGTTTGTCAAAGACATCAACCTGAACTCCAGCGCGAGCCAAAATATCAGCACATCCCAGCCCGGCAGGACCAGCACCGACAATTGCCACACGTTCTTTACGCGGCACGATGTCACTTATCTTAGGTCGCCAGCCTGACGCCAGCGCAGTGTCGGTGATATAGCGTTCCAGGTTGCCAATGGCCACCGAGCCGCCTTCTTTTTTTAGCGTGCACGCACCTTCACACAAACGATCCTGCGGGCACACACGACCACAGATTTCCGGCAACGAGCTGCTTTGATGGCACAATTCAGCGGCTTCGATAATCTTCCCTTCTTTCACGAGGCGGATGAAGTCAGGAATGTGGTTATGCAGAGGACATGTCCAGTTACACCATGCTTTTTGTGCACAGTGCAGGCAGCGCTCACTTTCGTACTCGGCATCGCAGTTGCCAAGCCCGAAGTAGATCTCTTCGAAATGCGTTTTGCGGATACCTGCTTCTACCTTTTTTGCTCCAACGCGAGGTGGCTTGCTGATAAATGCATCCCGGCGACTGGGCTGGCGAGTTAGCACCGTCTGCCCTTGTACACTCCGGATTTGTCGCTGACGGCGCAGGCCTTCTAACCCGGTATCATCCATCAGGCGTAGCGCTTGTGTTGGGCAAACGCTGACGCAGGCAGGTTTTCCTGTTGGATGCTCACTGCACAAGTCACATTTTTGTGCCAGCTGCGGGGCGCTGTCATCGGCAGAAACCATCTCAATGGCGCCAAAGGGACAGACGATCGCACAACTCTTACAGCCAATGCATTTCTCTTGCTTTAATTGAATGCTGTTATTAGCAAAATAGAGTGCATCTGTTGGGCAAGATGCGACACATGGCGCATCGTCACAGTGATGGCAGGTTGCCGCATTGCTCTCTTTACGGTGGAAAACAACGTGGATCCGCGGCTGAAAATCCGTACGCTTCAACGGCCAGCTGTCCTGATGGTGAGCGGTAACGCAGGCAACCTCGCAGGCATGGCAGCCAATACAGCTTGTGGCATCGGCAACAATAAATCTGTTCATTTGCTTCCCTTTTATTATTCAATAAATACATCAAGGGATGCGATGCAATATTCAGACGCATTTGTTGTTTTTAAGGAGAATGGATTTATTTTTGAGAGATCCGTCAATAAAATAATTAACAACATTAAAATCAGCACATTGAGATTCACCTGGCCACTTTAAATTATCGCCACGATATTCGCTCACTACCAATATGAGAGATAAATTATCTCAATGTGATATTCCACGCTGCACCTGTATTTATCCCTCGTCGCCAGCCCCGCTTTTATAGCTCATCTGCCGTGATTTAATTCACAAATATATTCATCTCAGGCCAAAGCACACATTTTTGGCACAGCTTACGCATAGATAACGCCGTGTGCGCAACTTGCTGGTGGCAACATCAGCTCAGGGAGGCATCTGCCTTCGAATCGTAACTTCCTCTCCGCCTCTACGAACGAGAGCCGAAGTCGTACAGGAGATAATTACTTCATGAAAGACTCTGCCATTCCTGCCTCAAACACTGCGGCATCAACCGCGCCGGTCGATGAGGTTCTGCCTATTACGCAAATGATTCTCTACGGCCTGCAGCATGTATTGGTGATGTACGCCGGTGCCGTAGCTGTTCCGCTAGTGGTCGGTAACGCCGTCGGTTTACCTGCTGAACATATTATCTTGCTGATAAGCGCGGACCTGTTTATCTGTGGTGCGGCGACCATCGTGCAATCTTTGGGTATTCGCCCCTGGCTGGGCTGCCGATTACCATTAATTCAGGGCTGCACCTTCGCAGCGTTAATCCCTATGGTGTTGATCGGCAAAGAGTACGGCATCGGTACTATTTCAGGCTCGGTTATCGTCTCCGGGATCTTTATTTTATTCTGCGCGCCGTGGATAAGCCGCCTGATTCGGTTCTTTCCCAAAGTCGTCATGGGTGGCATAGTCACCCTGATTGGCCTGTCTATTATGCCTGTTGCTGGCGGGTGGATTGGCGGCGGCAGCAGCGAAATGGATGGGTTTGGCGATATGTTTTCATTGCTGATGGCCGCTATCACGCTGGTTATCATTCTTAACCTCTACACCTTCGCTACCGGCGTTGTAAAAAATACCGCAGTGCTCGTTGGGCTTGTTATCGGCACAATTTTGTGGAGTTTTTTTAAGCCGCTAGATTTCCACCTGGTTAACGCCACCCCCTGGATGCACTTTCCGCAGTTGATGCAGTTCGCGCGCCCGGAATTCCATATTGTGCCGGTTGCTCTGCTGTCGATGGTTATGGTGGTGGTCATGGTTGAAACCATGTCTTCCATTATGGCAACCGGCGATATCGTCGGTAAAAAAGTGGACTCTGGCATGCTGCGAAACGGCCTTAATACCTGTGGCTTAGCCACCACGATCTGCGGTTTCTTTAACCTCTTCCCTTATGCAGCCTTTGCCCAGAACGTTGGCCTTATCGGCTTGACCGGCGTACGTAGCCGCTTTGTGGTATCGGTCTCTGGCGCGATTCTCATCTTAATGGGCGTATTTTCCAAACTGGCGGCGCTGGTGGTGCTAATCCCTAAGCCCGTGCTGGGGGGCGCAGGGATAGTGATGTTCGGGATGGTCGCGGTCTCCGGCATTCGTACCCTCGGTCAGGTCAACTATAGAAATAACAACAATGGGATGGTCGTGGCCTTAACGCTAGCTCTCGGTATGATGCCGGTGCTAGTCCCTAACCTGTTTACCCAGTTCCCCCCAATGATGCAGCTGTTTTTACACAGCGGGATAACTATCGGTACGTTGACCGCCATTGTTGCCAACCTGACGCTCAACGGCAGCGTACCTCTACGTGTTTCTCACGATGCCCCGGAACCCGATCCAGCACCGCCTAGCGCCGCTGCACGCAATATGGCCGTACGTACCGTGCGTATGTGGTTACTGCTGCGCAAAGTGCAGAAGGAACAACAGCTGCAGCAAAGCACGGAGAAATAATGGAAGACAAAATCTTACTCGCCCTGCTGGCACTTGCGCTGATGACAATCCCCGCCGTTCAGCAGGCTATCGCCTTTGGCATCAGCAGTCGTTTTAGCTTTGGGCTGCTGTTTTAGATTCACCGTTAACTGGAGGGCCATGATGAAAAAAGTGACCACCGTTTGCCCATACTGTGCCGCCGGCTGCAAACTACGGCTGGTGGTTGAGAATGGGAGGATCGTTCGCGCTGAGGCGGCGATGGGCAAAAATAATCAGGGCACGCTGTGCCTGAAAGGCTATTACGGCTGGGATTTTGTTCACGATACCCGCATTTTGACGCCGCGCCTGCAAACGCCAATGATCCGCCGCCACCGGGGCGCCAAGCTGGAGTCCGTGTCCTGGGATGAGGCGCTTAATTATGTTGCTACACGCCTCAGCGAAATCAAAGAAAAGTATGGTCCCGATGCTATCCAGACCACCGGTTCCTCTCGAGGCACCGGCAATGAAACCAATTATGTGATGCAAAAGTTCGCCCGCGCGGTGATCGGTACCAATAACGTTGATTGCTGCGCGCGCGTCTGACACGGCCCTTCGGTTGCAGGTCTGCACCAGTCGGTCGGTAACGGCGCAATGAGCAATGCCATCACTGAGATTGATAACAGCGATTTAGTGTTTATTTTCGGCTATAACCCGGCAGATTCACACCCTATCGTGGCAAATCACGTCCTGAACGCTAAACGCAACGGCGCGAAGATTATTGTCTGCGACCCCCGGCGAATTGAAACCGCCCGTATTGCTGACATGCATTTGGCGCTGAAAAACGGCTCTAACATTGCGCTGCTTAATGCACTTGGCAACGTCATTATTGCCGAGGCTCTCTACGACAACGCGTTTATTGCCCGACGCTCTGAAGGTTTTGACGAATATCGCAAAATCGTGGCTGGCTATACGCCGGAATCTGTTGAAGCTATTACCGGCATCAGCGCACAAGATATTCGCACCTGCGCACGGCTATACGCCACGGCTAAGTCCGCCACCATTCTATGGGGAATGGGAGTGACCCAGTTTTATCAAGGGGTTGAAACCGTAAGGTCGCTGACAAGCCTTGCCATCTTAACCGGCAACCTCGGTAAACCTGGCGTGGGCGTTAACCCTGTGCGAGGGCAAAATAACGTTCAGGGTGCCTGCGATATGGGCGCACTGCCTGATACTTTTCCTGGCTATCAGTTCGTTAAGGTTCCGGAAAACAGAGCGAAATTTGCCAAAGCCTGGGGGGTAGAAAACCTACCCGCACATACGGGCTATCGCATCAGTGAACTGCCACACCGCGCTGAACACGGCGAAGTGCGTGCGGCTTATATTATGGGAGAAGATCCACTGCAAACCGATGCCGAACTTTCGGCAGTGCGCAAGGCGTTTGAAACGCTGGAGCTGGTCATCGTGCAGGATATTTTCATGACCAAAACGGCAGCAGCGGCCGATGTTATTCTGCCCTCCACCTCCTGGGGAGAGCATGAAGGTGTCTACACTGCGGCAGACAGAGGTTTTCAGCGCTTCTTTAAGGCGGTGGAACCCGAGTGGGATCTCAAAACCGACTGGCAGATTATCAGTGAAATTGCCACCCGGATGGGCTACCCGATGCACTA
Coding sequences within:
- the yqeC gene encoding selenium cofactor biosynthesis protein YqeC, with product MENIPHIDALFCDLNVTASPLLISAVGAGGKTSTLLWLARVFQQAGRRVLLTTTTHMFLPRHLPVTFCRDPRALPAEVWQSPLQACFSAWLPSVGKVKGFTPAQLDALLAAGNVDVVLVEADGAHGFAIKAPNEHEPCIPLSCCCVVAITGADMLGKALGPATVHRWPFFSRITGSGEGERLNWPILHRLVQHPQGVFKGTPPGCRRIWLLNQLSQNENLQEGELLTGGAVDVIWAGSVQERQAITRRRERK
- a CDS encoding NTP transferase domain-containing protein, with protein sequence MKQVDCIIPAAGLSSRMGQWKMMLPWRMSTILDASIKNAQQFCSNIILVTGYRHEELEARYFRESGITLVHNPDYQQGLFSSVSVGVNKATADYCFISHGDLPCLHREIFESLWEQRINGVLLPQYQGTPGHPILAKRDVLQQCLQQHSGQSVRQALLAHKHKILALDYPEMIFDVDTPDDFSRLQLYQKNPRPQ
- the ygfK gene encoding putative selenate reductase subunit YgfK; translation: MGDIMRPVPFEELLTRIFDEYHNHRSIFGIPEQQFYSPAAQQHLSVFGEPCVTPVGPAAGPHTQLAQNIITSWLTGGRFIELKTVQILDRLELEKPCIDAEDECFNTEWSTEFTLLKAWDEYLKAWFILHLLEKVLPLTPVKEGKSFIFNMSVGYNLDGIKQPPMQQFIDNMMNAAGHPKFAQYRETLHHWLHDTSVRIRYPDAELETLSQSIPAEMVHGVTLSTMHGCPPDEIEAICRYMLEEKQLNTFVKLNPTLLGYSRVREILDTCGFDYIGLNEASFEHDLKIDQALEMLQRLMQLAKTKNLGFGVKLTNTLGTVNNKGALPGDEMYMSGRALFPLSINVAALLSREFEGKLPISYSGGASQLNIREIFETGIRPITMATDLLKPGGYLRLSECMRELEQSDGWNMTQVDVSRLDALAEKAVSMAYTQKQWKPDDRIDVGEKLPMTDCYVAPCVTACAIKQDIPEYIRLMGEQRYADALELIYQRNALPAITGHICDHQCQYNCTRLDYDSALNIRELKKIALEKGWDEYQQRWHKPAGSGTLHPVAVIGAGPAGLAAGYFLARSGYSVTLFERKANAGGVVRNIIPQFRIPGELIQQDIDFVVNHGVNIVYGCDPCLTVEKLQQQGFRYVLVGTGTDKNSGVQLRGDNRNVHKSLQFLREFNRGDNLQLGKHIAVVGAGNTAMDCARAALRVPGVEKATVIYRRSQQEMPAWREEYEEALHEGVEFRFLNNPEQFDADGTLTLRVMALGEMDDKGRRRPVETEETCTLQVDTLITAIGEQQNAKALAAMGIPLDEHGWPDVNADGETPDSGVFLIGDVQRGPSSIVSAIGNARRATDIILARENIRSHHGEKRWNNVDPSEVYRRKGTIVVAQVDKDDRDAFVAQEASRCLECNYVCSKCVDVCPNRANVSIAVPGFQSRYQTLHLDAYCNECGNCAQFCPWQGKPYKDKITVFSLPQDFSHSSNPGFLVEGNRVHIRLNDRTWLLTINERGEFTRIPPQLDEMCRIISHIHRHHHYLLGVVEA
- the ssnA gene encoding putative aminohydrolase SsnA; translated protein: MLILKNATAAQIYPAMVRENIDIAIENDEIIAVGSNLRSTFPQANIKDMQGRLVMPGMVCAHNHFYSGLSRGIQANIAPSPDFISTLKNLWWRLDRALDEESLYYSGLICSLEAIRSGCTAVIDHHASPGYIAGSLSQLRNAFMKVGLRGMTCFETTDRNCGQQELRAGVEENIRFANEIDQAREAGREPYLVEAHIGAHAPFTLSNDGLSMLGEAMKATGRGLHIHAAEDSYDVSHGHHHYGKDLLVRLAEYDLLNNKTLVAHGLYLSDADIALLNDCDGFLVHNARSNMNNHVGYNHKLSAYRNLALGTDGIGSDMFEEMKFAFFKHRDAGGPLWPDSFGRALSNGNTLLSRNFNAKFGLIEAGYKADLTISDYLPPTPLLADNIAGHIAFGMGSNHVHSVMVNGVMVYEDRQFTFDCAPVFAEAQKVATKMWQRMDSLP
- a CDS encoding 4Fe-4S dicluster domain-containing protein, with the translated sequence MTSFILADSASCIGCRTCEIACALEHITEEAAFQPRLKVLRLDTLSVPVMCHQCENAPCVSACPVTALTMGSERVEADASRCIGCQNCVVACPFGAITVDVDSQQKKATIVKCDLCKGRELGPACIDVCPTTALRKISEQQLREMQKQRERATAGLFLR
- the ygfT gene encoding formate-dependent uric acid utilization protein YgfT, which codes for MNRFIVADATSCIGCHACEVACVTAHHQDSWPLKRTDFQPRIHVVFHRKESNAATCHHCDDAPCVASCPTDALYFANNSIQLKQEKCIGCKSCAIVCPFGAIEMVSADDSAPQLAQKCDLCSEHPTGKPACVSVCPTQALRLMDDTGLEGLRRQRQIRSVQGQTVLTRQPSRRDAFISKPPRVGAKKVEAGIRKTHFEEIYFGLGNCDAEYESERCLHCAQKAWCNWTCPLHNHIPDFIRLVKEGKIIEAAELCHQSSSLPEICGRVCPQDRLCEGACTLKKEGGSVAIGNLERYITDTALASGWRPKISDIVPRKERVAIVGAGPAGLGCADILARAGVQVDVFDKHPEIGGLLTFGIPPFKLDKGILSVRRSIFSEMGIRFHLNHEVGRDIQFNDLMENYDAVFLGVGTYGLMAAGLEGEDAPGVIQALPFLIASTREVMGLDESAEYPMVNIKDKHIVVLGGGDTAMDCLRTAIRRGAASVTCAYRRDELSMPGSKKEVINAREEGVEFQFNVQPQYIKRDRKGKVMAIGMIRTEMGEPGPDGRRRPRPVAGSDFELPADVLIMAFGFQAHDMPWLRGYGVQLDRWGQICTGGRGRGTTQTSNDKIYAGGDAVHGADLVVTAMVAGRQAASEILDMFKCKEGV